Proteins encoded together in one Phaeodactylum tricornutum CCAP 1055/1 chromosome 25, whole genome shotgun sequence window:
- a CDS encoding predicted protein, with protein sequence MPKLFLVAFATLTAVRSTAAFTVVRSRRTATTTLSASRRDTLTFTGTAVATALWGGERPAHADIDYARVQDLLGNVEATSPQSYAAPGARPKWLEEPTEDFKRNEQKATEFKRAALQRKQEFQAILDRFQEEPNDETILASDLDDLRRRVKQNGGLPQGISKEDTVKQIRRRKARKPRYWPTQVEIAYQDLVSEILYQQSPNTDRDMDNPM encoded by the coding sequence ATGCCGAAGCTTTTCCTGGTCGCGTTCGCGACCCTGACGGCCGTCCGTTCCACCGCGGCCTTTACCGTCGTCCGGTCGCGCCgcacggcgacgacgacgttaTCGGCTTCGCGTCGCGACACTCTCACGTTCACCGGTACAGCGGTCGCTACCGCGCTGTGGGGTGGTGAACGTCCGGCGCACGCCGACATTGACTACGCCCGGGTACAAGATTTGCTCGGCAACGTGGAAGCCACGTCGCCGCAATCGTACGCTGCGCCCGGAGCCCGCCCCAAATGGCTCGAAGAGCCGACGGAAGACTTTAAACGGAACGAACAAAAGGCGACGGAGTTTAAACGCGCCGCTCTGCAGCGGAAACAAGAATTCCAGGCTATTCTGGATCGCTTTCAGGAGGAACCCAACGACGAGACCATCCTGGCGTCCGATTTGGACGATCTCCGACGACGCGTGAAACAGAACGGCGGCTTGCCGCAGGGGATTAGTAAAGAAGATACGGTGAAACAAATTCGCCGGCGCAAAGCCCGGAAACCACGGTACTGGCCCACGCAGGTGGAAATTGCCTATCAAGACTTGGTGAGCGAAATTCTGTACCAGCAATCGCCCAACACCGACCGGGATATGGACAATCCGATGTAA
- a CDS encoding predicted protein yields MKTIIATILALIACVSLTQGFTPSFSLSRPTLGLSMTGEAGQNQEGWKGQRGGQDKHDEMWEAQQELLQSRREHSGSKEERMDKYSNPDVDHHEELKNPWSKSNDKDDHYSQNGQL; encoded by the coding sequence ATGAAGACGATCATCGCAACCATCCTTGCTCTTATTGCCTGCGTTTCTCTAACGCAAGGTTTCACCCCAAGCTTTTCTCTTTCGCGTCCAACTCTCGGCCTTTCCATGACTGGTGAAGCCGGTCAGAATCAGGAAGGCTGGAAGGGCCAACGCGGAGGTCAGGACAAACACGACGAGATGTGGGAAGCACAGCAAGAGTTGTTACAGAGCCGGCGTGAACACAGCGGTAGTAAGGAGGAACGCATGGACAAGTACAGCAACCCAGATGTCGATCACCACGAAGAGCTCAAGAATCCCTGGAGCAAGTCGAACGACAAGGATGACCACTACTCGCAAAACGGACAGTTGTAA
- a CDS encoding predicted protein: MEAHPLVPIGACLLYGLLMVAGQAYFRTREPLRARTSLAAWNLFLALFSLVGMLRTFPQLVHNLATLTLRENLCANPQATYGSGSTGLWVQLFILSKFPELIDTVFIIVNKKKLIFLHWYHHITVLLYCWHSYVTKSPPGIFFVVMNYTVHASMYGYYFLMAIRARPRWLNPMIVTTMQISQMVVGVAVTLLGFYYSARAADHQSCRIKRENNTAAFVMYGSYLFLFLQFFVGRYVGTQSPVASKKTA; the protein is encoded by the exons ATGGAAGCGCATCCGTTGGTTCCCATTGGCGCCTGCCTACTCTACGGACTCTTGATGGTGGCGGGACAGGCCTACTTTCGCACACGCGAACCACTCCGGGCGCGGACCTCCCTCGCGGCCTGGAATCTCTTTCTGGCCCTCTTTTCCCTCGTCGGCATGCTCCGGACCTTTCCCCAGCTTGTACACAACCTCGCGACGCTCACGCTCCGGGAAAATCTCTGCGCCAATCCGCAAGCCACCTACGGATCCGGATCCACCGGATTGTGGGTACAACTCTTTATTCTGTCCAAATTCCC TGAACTCATTGATACAGTAttcatcattgtcaacaagaagaaactCATCTTCTTACACTGGTACCATCACATTACGGTCCTCCTCTACTGCTGGCACAGTTACGTCACCAAATCCCCGCCGGGAATTTTCTTTGTCGTCATGAACTACACCGTCCACGCCTCCATGTACGGATACTACTTTCTCATGGCCATCCGAGCCCGACCCCGTTGGCTCAATCCCATGATTGTCACGACTATGCAAATATCGCAAATGGTCGTGGGCGTCGCCGTCACCCTCCTTGGCTTTTACTACTCGGCACGTGCCGCCGACCACCAATCCTGTCGAATTAAACGGGAAAACAACACCGCCGCCTTTGTCATGTACGGATCCTATCTATTTCTCTTTCTGCAGTTCTTTGTGGGACGCTACGTTGGCACCCAATCCCCAGTCGCGTCCAAAAAGACGGCCTAA
- a CDS encoding predicted protein: MDQWRKRKLSNFDYLIALNRLAGRSFNDITQYPVMPWILADFTSDNIDLSDSRVYRDLSKPIGALNPDRLAQLLERYKDLELFGFTEAEKFLYGSHYSSPGIILHFLIRQEPFTSMAIDLQSGRFDCPDRLFFDIAASWNSCMTSTSDMKELIPEFFCLPEMYLNTNEFPLGRTQNNRLVDKVGLPPWAKGSPHEFIRIQRLALESENVSRNLHQWIDLIFGYKQRGPEAEAAHNIFHHLSYEGSVDLDKIT, translated from the coding sequence ATGGATCAATGGAGGAAGCGAAAGCTATCGAATTTCGATTATTTAATTGCACTAAATAGGCTGGCTGGAAGAAGTTTCAACGACATTACGCAGTATCCAGTCATGCCGTGGATACTTGCCGACTTTACCAGCGACAACATTGATTTATCAGACTCCAGAGTTTATCGCGACCTTTCCAAACCGATTGGAGCTTTAAATCCCGATCGCCTCGCTCAACTACTGGAGCGCTACAAGGATTTAGAGTTGTTTGGGTTTACGGAAGCAGAAAAGTTTCTTTACGGAAGCCACTACTCGTCTCCAGGAATAATCCTTCATTTCTTGATACGACAGGAGCCCTTCACTTCTATGGCTATTGATCTACAGTCGGGAAGATTCGATTGTCCAGACCGTCTATTTTTCGACATTGCCGCTTCGTGGAATAGCTGCATGACGTCTACCTCGGATATGAAGGAGCTCATTCCAGAGTTTTTCTGTCTCCCAGAGATGTACCTCAACACAAACGAATTCCCCTTGGGACGGACGCAGAACAATAGACTTGTCGACAAAGTTGGCCTCCCGCCATGGGCTAAAGGGTCGCCTCACGAATTTATTCGAATTCAACGACTTGCTTTGGAATCCGAGAACGTGTCGCGGAATCTTCACCAATGGATAGATTTAATTTTTGGCTACAAACAAAGGGGGCCCGAGGCCGAAGCCGCGCACAACATTTTTCATCATCTCTCTTACGAAGGATCCGTCGACCTGGACAAAATTACG
- a CDS encoding predicted protein: MVRSDDESDFDQNGEPPINPFSASNCEPHSSAASALKEDSFQLSERSAAIVRAAKAAGHKRSDSMLSGDDDSDFGEASSTDRTGRNASFAYMEEASMEASLLNHLSEDASAMESTRGGTLRPMVTKLSPSGRLGRRRTEILSSDEVLVGGDLEGIRKAPSNDLDASYVEMDFALGDALPSPYDTSETFPIRETSLMTSTEIDDNGPKNVQAKAPVVVDIGQIGVPNSLSPSSLEPTYEILKAYRIIDDRTVSDDILPGAEAKVLCSLFDGFCCPPLELDSARAILKMEMSRIYSKDVSIPIPEQPVIQMLEKDNRVVSLLLSGVEPSPAILQLPLHFAASFLRILVRLLTHETDPEYNQTCFLIEKDVFIDRGSLESPPVHPDHFTSRPHMLYSSARFQCVNAWKAQKRELVSDSQIAVEKVLDIWEQAAATPSCALLLGPLGRLLGVLGAAGVNAKTIRRVLDLGQALELPILARVSIVRALTTAATGSSRSLILPKLPPENFFLFGQRGLKRKISGLSTWPFRNDFGVAVWFRAEHFGSSSNVTLISARSDDGGGIEVSLVPLDEKTNDVCTVSVSVFDSGNGNLVAHSVKVSACVLLPRVWYHLAVRHTRSRLKGVFSLSTRQQVSIMVDGKVMLTAPLPFPRISDSDFEKESILQSSLRRVTLRSSLNLTLEFGSQFDGQAGTVYIFNDTISDASFRTLFELSGGSSGALKRSSSRKNRWDSRRSEIVRKSKALDMKTLNDEADELVVSQRKKSGSRQKEMKARVVDLLEADEIDDNELALELQNPSFGSKIFVVWDPERVTDSCLAIELHVGAHVQLEQAYRWFSNSAQDVISYLGGMQLSVPLFRSLLSDRATVTHESQRLELAFGYSLQSLVDLISSCVKDHDENARELLRCGALDVYEHVLTTCRNSFLSKPDEGSVFQALNSNETIANSFVLSLLRLRSACEHYVGLEAKIFSRFLFNFGLWIGTSTTASALDLALLPILAILTRSNGEKVRDCLGSKYIVQGLCELEAKGSTSIEVNEIAASKIDKKNLFLAMLFDILVIGTSPRELAPFLNFLSSILDAQRWETIPSDGGTNDPHSSLQAYTKRLAIDCSIVLFMLLQVRPPVNGLYMSLAHCCGSVQGGAAWILSSLVNSTDDNILSLGVRSICSYLELASKGPDSGLAFGPILPSEPEAASGTDVSSSVRRGANRMAQIAKGIAAMGPTGSKGTSLYPKLTARVIFKLLWHLLRSHRSHLGPKTRVALLFWIMNGNNLTVSAIGSIGILRRYFVTEDAISGYQISFIWAEKKLLEVENIGGHAIQDALAVGTVLRLLRYLDSRVKDQWLSDLLDLARGNRKSLTVLASVSDWEASLFHLASETLESFVAAQNQVDFESKTKSEEFNATTTERSDNMSTELSFVFHEQNSDSLDALRSRLDTCIDLYATLLGHILREGGNKALSALENVSALERVCVNGHTVLLLLLSSLCANVFENGTLLEIGSISAEDWHDVDLEAESLPLKQSARLVTDAILSNGMKGLDMTTAVRSWRSLRHLTEVVVALATKSGLGVASLFDYSSQKASAVDIVSNGLHGIHLPESKVKGISAYEYGDMVKAIRESALDGAEKGQDIDRRLCVNIAAQVLTLLDAFIFPDSLDSSLPASHIHGLALVRSSEPRLGPSQGTLLASAIRLSLILLALLEPSSVKLLQCASRLKCLLFWALELVREEPSLSEVVVQGNMAMVDRLLLATVLHCHRALGRCSALLIEVESSPFETYFASREDQKRHHRRLLRVSLELRDIASTVFRGRNHILKSSLSPAAYGDLQASLEGDHRIHSKEGVVREFLCSRWVTKYQDIETRADIAVPEQATMGTIALNSEGPTVQGFIVIEKLAQEAEAIVVDYEKALHSCFESYLESQRKWAETDAVRDLEYDGDTITSRLSDRHDSAIAELTKAKSRRRNRAELRWHRLERKVVEPWKLAAHWKLAQYSDPIGRRLLMVQNRYFDSHEDASYEVSLGKERDREEEYRSSVRLEREKKDLAEVMRRNADAFIVENPVMDCEPVEDDTMHAVSDSEGSTDLELVSDTESNDVFGRKDADDTSANSDGNPDEVQRDEEWDKIGASDIDNIGADGDIDGWAKIFMWSESESVVARFENVMLIELRSYTEGKVLLTNHGIYFRQISDEMNVMTKEPLGMDDTGPSETKDRRWRLCRLSEIQGRRYMLRQQALEMFFADGQELFINFPAGGKDRDRFYAKIRNSCK, from the exons ATGGTTCGTTCCGACGATGAAAGTGATTTCGATCAGAACGGCGAGCCTCCAATCAATCCTTTCAGTGCTTCTAACTGCGAACCCCATTCCTCTGCTGCGTCTGCACTGAAAGAAGATTCGTTTCAACTTTCTGAGCGAAGTGCTGCCATTGTTCGAGCCGCTAAAGCTGCGGGACACAAGCGATCGGATTCGATGCTCTCCGGGGACGATGACAGCGATTTCGGGGAAGCTTCGTCTACAGATCGAACCGGACGAAACGCTTCGTTTGCGTACATGGAAGAGGCTTCTATGGAAGCATCGCTGCTAAATCATCTGTCGGAAGACGCTTCGGCTATGGAGAGCACTCGTGGGGGGACGCTACGGCCAATGGTGACGAAATTATCTCCAAGTGGAAGACTAGGTCGAAGGCGAACAGAAATTCTATCATCTGATGAGGTATTGGTGGGAGGAGATCTGGAAGGAATAAGAAAAGCTCCCAGCAACGACCTTGACGCAAGCTATGTAGAAATGGACTTTGCTCTTGGAGACGCGTTGCCGTCGCCTTATGACACAAGTGAAACATTTCCGATAAGAGAAACTTCGTTGATGACCTCCACTGAAATAGACGATAATGGACCAAAGAACGTACAAGCCAAAGCCCCTGTAGTGGTTGATATCGGCCAGATCGGAGTTCCGAATTCTTTGTCCCCTTCGTCGTTGGAACCTACATACGAGATCCTTAAGGCGTATCGGATAATTGATGACCGTACTGTCAGTGATGATATTTTGCCCGGAGCGGAGGCAAAAGTACTCTGCAGCCTTTTTGATGGTTTTTGCTGTCCACCTCTGGAGCTCGACTCGGCTCGAGCAATTCTGAAGATGGAAATGAGTCGAATCTATTCCAAAGACGTCTCAATTCCAATTCCCGAACAACCCGTCATACAAATGTTGGAAAAAGATAATCGTGTTGTTTCTTTACTGTTATCGGGAGTTGAGCCAAGTCCCGCGATACTGCAACTTCCACTGCATTTTGCTGCTTCCTTTTTGCGAATTCTGGTTCGATTGCTTACACATGAAACAGACCCAGAATACAATCAAACTTGCTTTTTGATTGAAAAAGACGTTTTTATTGACCGTGGCAGCCTAGAGTCACCACCAGTACACCCAGACCACTTTACTTCTCGACCACATATGCTCTATAGCTCAGCTCGATTTCAATGTGTGAACGCGTGGAAGGCTCAGAAGAGAGAGCTTGTTTCAGACTCACAAATTGCTGTAGAGAAGGTTTTAGATATATGGGAACAAGCAGCGGCAACGCCATCGTGTGCATTGTTGCTGGGACCATTGGGACGACTACTAGGTGTCCTAGGGGCTGCTGGGGTCAACGCAAAGACGATTCGGCGTGTTCTGGATCTGGGACAGGCTCTAGAGCTGCCCATTCTTGCACGAGTCTCAATCGTTCGGGCGCTGACGACAGCTGCTACGGGCTCATCGCGTTCATTGATACTCCCTAAACTTCCACCCGagaatttctttctgtttgGTCAGCGTGGGTTGAAACGAAAAATTTCAGGGTTATCAACTTGGCCGTTTCGAAATGATTTCGGAGTGGCGGTCTGGTTCCGTGCCGAGCACTTTGGCTCCTCTTCAAATGTAACTTTGATAAGCGCCAGGTCGGATGATGGAGGTGGCATTGAAGTAAGCCTCGTCCCACTTGACGAGAAGACGAATGATGTTTGCACCGTCTCAGTTTCGGTATTCGACTCTGGAAATGGAAACCTAGTCGCCCACAGTGTGAAAGTTAGTGCTTGTGTCCTCCTGCCAAGAGTTTGGTACCACCTGGCAGTTAGACATACTCGATCGCGACTCAAGGGTGTCTTTTCGCTTTCAACTCGACAACAAGTGTCGATAATGGTTGACGGGAAGGTGATGCTTACCGCACCActtccatttccaaggaTTTCTGACTCCGATTTCGAGAAGGAGTCGATTTTGCAGTCAAGTCTTCGGAGGGTAACTTTGCGATCGAGCTTGAACTTAACTCTTGAATTTGGATCTCAGTTTGACGGACAAGCTGGAACAGTATATATATTTAATGACACCATCTCCGATGCCTCTTTTCGTACTCTTTTCGAGCTCTCCGGTGGAAGTTCAGGCGCTCTCAAGCGATCTTCGAGTCGAAAAAACCGCTGGGATTCACGGCGCAGTGAAATCGTTCGAAAGTCAAAAGCGCTCGATATGAAGACATTAAATGATGAAGCCGACGAACTTGTTGTTAGTCAACGAAAGAAATCAGGTTCTCGGCAAAAGGAGATGAAAGCTCGAGTAGTCGATCTTCTTGAAGCCGACGAAATAGACGACAATGAGCTAGCCCTCGAGTTGCAAAACCCTTCATTCGGCTCCAAAATCTTCGTTGTCTGGGACCCAGAAAGAGTAACTGATTCTTGTTTAGCAATAGAGCTACACGTAGGTGCACATGTTCAGCTGGAACAGGCATATCGGTGGTTCTCTAATTCTGCGCAAGACGTCATATCTTATCTTGGTGGCATGCAGCTAAGTGTTCCTCTCTTCCGGTCTCTTTTGTCAGATAGGGCTACGGTTACTCACGAGTCGCAGCGCTTAGAACTGGCGTTCGGATACTCGCTTCAGAGCCTTGTGGATTTGATATCGTCTTGCGTGAAAGATCACGATGAAAACGCAAGAGAACTACTTCGGTGTGGAGCCCTGGACGTGTACGAGCATGTCTTAACTACCTGCCGAAATTCGTTTTTAAGCAAACCAGACGAAGGATCTGTGTTTCAAGCACTGAATTCGAACGAAACAATTGCCAATTCATTCGTTTTGTCGCTTCTTCGACTGCGATCTGCTTGTGAGCACTATGTTGGCCTCGAGGCGAAAATCTTTTCTAGATTTTTGTTCAACTTCGGACTTTGGATCGGGACATCGACAACCGCATCCGCTCTCGACCTTGCGTTACTTCCGATTCTTGCCATATTAACAAGATCTAACGGTGAAAAAGTCAGGGATTGCCTAGGCTCGAAATATATCGTGCAAGGACTCTGCGAGTTGGAGGCGAAGGGCAGTACAAGCATTGAAGTAAACGAAATAGCTGCCAGCAAAATTGACAAGAAAAATCTGTTTCTTGCAATGCTGTTTGACATTCTCGTGATCGGAACGTCCCCTCGTGAACTTGCCCCATTTCTAAATTTTCTTTCGTCTATCCTAGACGCTCAGCGATGGGAGACGATTCCAAGCGATGGTGGTACCAACGATCCACATTCTTCACTTCAAGCATATACAAAACGCTTGGCAATCGATTGTTCCATTGTTCTCTTTATGCTTCTTCAAGTCCGACCACCAGTCAATGGCCTTTACATGAGTCTTGCTCATTGCTGTGGAAGCGTTCAAGGTGGTGCTGCGTGGATTTTGAGCAGTCTAGTGAACTCAACTGATGACAACATTCTCAGTTTGGGCGTGCGCTCAATATGCTCGTACTTGGAACTCGCTTCGAAAGGTCCGGATTCAGGCCTAGCGTTTGGTCCTATTCTACCCTCCGAGCCGGAGGCGGCCTCCGGGACAgacgtttcttcgtccgttAGGCGAGGGGCAAATAGGATGGCTCAAATTGCCAAGGGCATCGCTGCAATGGGCCCAACCGGGTCTAAGGGAACTTCTCTGTATCCAAAATTGACCGCTAGAGTTATTTTCAAGCTGTTATGGCACCTGCTAAGAAGCCATCGCTCTCATCTGGGGCCAAAAACAAGGGTAGCTCTTCTGTTTTGGATCATGAATGGCAACAATTTGACGGTTTCGGCAATTGGATCTATTGGGATTCTTAGAAGATATTTTGTAACTGAGGATGCCATATCTGGATACCAAATTTCGTTCATTTGGGCAGAAAAGAAACTCTTGGAAGTGGAGAATATTGGCGGGCATGCCATTCAAGATGCTTTGGCCGTTGGGACTGTGCTCCGGCTGCTTCGTTATCTGGATAGTCGGGTGAAAGACCAATGGCTCTCCGATCTGTTAGATCTTGCCCGCGGCAATAGAAAGAGTTTAACAGTGTTGGCATCGGTCAGTGATTGGGAAGCAAGCTTATTTCACCTCGCGTCGGAAACTCTCGAAAGTTTTGTAGCTGCCCAAAATCAGGTTGATTTTGAATCTAAAACAAAATCGGAGGAATTCAACGCAACGACCACGGAGCGATCTGACAATATGTCTACAGAGCTGTCATTTGTTTTCCATGAGCAAAACAGCGACTCGCTTGATGCTCTGAGAAGCCGATTGGACACATGCATTGATTTATATGCGACTCTGTTAGGTCATATACTTCGAGAAGGAGGAAACAAA GCTCTTTCTGCTCTAGAAAACGTGTCCGCTTTGGAAAGGGTGTGTGTCAACGGACACACTGtccttctccttcttctAAGTAGCTTATGTGCAAATGTGTTTGAAAACGGAACTCTGCTCGAAATCGGGTCAATTAGCGCCGAAGATTGGCACGATGTCGATCTCGAAGCAGAGAGCCTTCCATTGAAACAGAGCGCTCGCCTGGTAACTGACGCTATCTTGTCAAACGGGATGAAGGGGTTGGACATGACAACAGCTGTCCGCAGCTGGCGATCTTTAAGACATTTGACCGAGGTGGTAGTTGCTCTAGCCACGAAGAGCGG CCTCGGCGTCGCTAGCCTCTTTGACTATAGCAGTCAAAAAGCATCTGCAGTGGACATCGTTTCCAATGGACTTCACGGAATACATTTGCCTGAGTCGAAGGTGAAGGGTATCTCGGCTTACGAATATGGTGACATGGTGAAAGCAATAAGAGAAAGTGCGCTAGATGGGGCTGAGAAAGGACAAGATATAGACCGGAGATTATGTGTCAATATCGCTGCTCAAGTTTTAACTCTGTTAGACGCTTTCATTTTTCCTGATTCGCTTGATTCGTCGCTTCCTGCGTCCCATATACACGGTCTCGCTTTGGTTCGCAGCTCCGAACCCAGACTAGGTCCGTCGCAAGGGACACTGCTCGCATCGGCGATTCGATTGTCTTTGATACTTCTCGCTCTATTGGAACCGAGCAGCGTTAAGCTTTTGCAGTGCGCGAGCCGATTAAAGTGTCTCTTGTTTTGGGCTCTGGAACTTGTGCGAGAAGAACCAAGTTTGTCTGAGGTTGTGGTCCAGGGAAATATGGCGATGGTTGACAGGCTTCTTTTGGCTACAGTCCTGCATTGCCACAGAGCGCTTGGGCGCTGCTCCGCGTTGCTCATAGAAGTCGAATCCAGTCCTTTCGAAACGTATTTTGCATCCCGAGAGGACCAGAAAAGACACCACCGTCGCCTCTTACGTGTTTCTTTGGAGTTAAGGGACATTGCATCCACAGTTTTTCGAGGTCGCAACCATATTCTGAAGAGTTCCCTGTCACCTGCAGCGTACGGCGATCTTCAAGCCAGCCTCGAAGGAGACCACAGAATTCATTCAAAGGAAGGTGTTGTTAGGGAGTTTCTCTGCAGTCGATGGGTGACGAAGTATCAGGATATAGAAACAAGAGCAGATATTGCTGTACCTGAGCAAGCTACGATGGGTACAATAGCACTAAATAGCGAAGGACCTACGGTGCAGGGATTCATCGTAATCGAAAAGTTAGCGCAAGAGGCTGAAGCAATTGTCGTGGACTATGAGAAAGCCCTGCACAGTTGCTTTGAAAGCTATCTTGAAAGTCAAAGGAAATGGGCGGAAACGGACGCTGTGCGTGACTTGGAATACGATGGCGATACAATCACCTCGCGATTGTCCGATCGACATGATAGTGCTATTGCAGAGCTGACAAAGGCCAAGTCTCGCCGTCGCAACCGCGCCGAGCTTAGATGGCATCGTCTCGAGCGGAAAGTTGTTGAACCATGGAAGCTAGCAGCTCATTGGAAGCTAGCGCAATATAGCGATCCAATCGGTCGACGGCTTCTTATGGTTCAAAACAGATACTTCGACTCACACGAGGATGCGAGCTACGAAGTATCTTTGGGAAAGGAACGTGACAGGGAAGAAGAGTATCGCTCATCCGTCCGTCTTGAGAGAGAGAAGAAAGATCTGGCTGAAGTGATGCGTCGCAATGCTGATGCATTTATCGTTGAAAACCCTGTAATGGATTGCGAACCTGTCGAAGATGATACGATGCACGCTGTGAGTGACAGCGAAGGTTCCACCGATCTGGAATTGGTTTCAGACACTGAATCGAACGATGTGTTTGGCAGGAAAGACGCTGATGACACTTCGGCGAATTCAGATGGGAATCCCGATGAAGTCCAACGTGATGAGGAATGGGACAAGATCGGAGCCAGCGATATTGATAATATTGGTGCGGACGGTGATATCGATGGCTGGGCGAAGATATTTATGTGGTCAGAAAGCGAAAGCGTTGTCGCTCGATTTGAAAATGTCATGCTTATTGAGCTCCGTAGTTACACAGAAGGAAAGGTTCTGTTGACAAATCACGGTATATACTTTCGTCAGATCAGCGACGAAATGAATGTAATGACCAAGGAACCGCTGGGAATGGACGATACTGGACCCTCAGAGACAAAAGATCGACGCTGGAGACTGTGTCGCCTGTCGGAAATTCAGGGTCGAAGATACATGCTTCGACAGCAAGCtctggaaatgttttttgCAGATGGACAAGAGCTTTTCATCAATTTTCCTGCGGGTGGAAAAGACAGAGATCGATTTTATGCCAAGATACGAAATAGCTGCAAG
- a CDS encoding predicted protein, with protein MSVGTYRWFPSAGPNNRLRMDKLRAPVGRSSSTSRTATKRGSVIPPTSADTTSILSPSSTSFAVSLGGRAKEELRRNSIAYTSRLMSGSDLTLAGAEASALLVSCGYWDHGVRVHGLDNNLRVLATEAGGHRGPILCLAVAQDDALMVTGGEDCTCRVWVVDHSDLAVALSDGYVQTALGSANTGESVLSCCHVLWGHETPITCVALDSSLDVVISGSREGKICVHTLRRGEFVRFFTPPVSGGTPPAIARVALHPTGTVVVHARDQSLHAFSVNGVRLASVNAGEELYDLQFCNEFVVTGGTRGQVCVRSLSDLQIQSVVDLSRHGPVHCLALTNPELNPIPQFLFVGSADGMLTIVDVDPTQEQQHVSDAVVTL; from the coding sequence ATGAGTGTTGGCACATACCGATGGTTCCCGTCCGCGGGTCCTAACAATCGACTACGTATGGACAAACTACGCGCGCCGGTGGGTCGTTCATCAAGCACATCCCGGACGGCCACGAAGCGCGGTTCCGTAATTCCACCAACTTCCGCTGACACCACCAGCATCTTGTCCCCATCGAGCACCTCGTTTGCGGTATCGCTCGGCGGTCGGGCCAAGGAAGAACTCCGCCGAAATTCGATAGCCTACACTTCGCGTCTCATGTCGGGGTCCGATCTTACTTTGGCAGGAGCGGAAGCCTCGGCTCTTCTGGTAAGCTGTGGATACTGGGACCATGGCGTTCGCGTTCACGGTTTGGACAACAATCTTAGAGTGTTGGCCACCGAGGCCGGTGGTCACCGTGGTCCCATACTATGCTTGGCCGTTGCTCAGGATGATGCACTCATGGTGACGGGAGGTGAGGATTGTACGTGTCGCGTATGGGTGGTTGACCATTCCGACCTGGCCGTGGCACTGTCTGACGGATACGTACAAACCGCACTGGGATCTGCCAATACTGGCGAAAGTGTTTTAAGTTGCTGTCACGTCCTGTGGGGCCACGAAACGCCCATCACTTGTGTGGCTTTAGATTCTTCCCTAGACGTGGTGATTTCGGGTAGTAGAGAAGGCAAGATTTGCGTGCATACGTTGCGTCGGGGTGAATTCGTCCGTTTCTTCACGCCCCCCGTATCCGGCGGCACCCCGCCGGCCATCGCACGCGTGGCGCTGCACCCCACAGGAACCGTCGTGGTACACGCGCGGGACCAGAGTTTGCACGCCTTTAGCGTCAACGGCGTGCGATTGGCGAGCGTCAACGCTGGCGAAGAACTGTACGACCTGCAATTCTGTAACGAATTTGTCGTGACGGGCGGGACGCGGGGTCAAGTGTGTGTGCGATCTTTGAGCGACCTCCAAATCCAATCCGTGGTGGACTTGTCTCGGCACGGACCCGTACACTGTTTGGCTTTGACGAATCCCGAACTCAACCCGATTCCTCAAttccttttcgttggcaGTGCCGACGGAATGTTAACCATCGTGGACGTGGATCCAACTCAAGAGCAACAACACGTATCCGACGCAGTGGTGACTTTATAA